From the genome of Oryza glaberrima chromosome 1, OglaRS2, whole genome shotgun sequence:
TGTTGGAGGAGAGACATGGACGAGCTTAATTAACTGAAGAAAAGATGCATTTGCTGCCTGCCTGAAATTGCACAAAACTGCATTGATGTAAAAATCCTCAGTCAATTGATGTCATGTACTGGTAGTCTGGCACTATGACTGGATGAAAGTGCAGTGAGTGGTGGCAGTGCAGTGCACCAGTCATTTCCTTCCGGATGAGTTCAAACCTGAATGATATATTCCTACGAAGGCAAAGATGCCAGAAAAAAAGATtgctgaaaaaaaagagattgtAAACTCATCCCTGCTCCAAAAGCAAAGCAAACAAAGCAAGCAGAAACTTGCACAGAGATTCCAAGGCCTCGTTGCTGCAGCccatagagagggagagagagagatgaagagagaaaGCTTTGCTTTACTATACTATTGGTATAGCTTTTGGTATTGGGGCTCACTGTATTGTGTACTGTGCAATTTGTACATTTGCACGATAGTAGAGTCACTGTAGTGTGTAGATTGCATGGTAGCTGCGTCCGTAGCCACTGTAGCGTCATTATCATCACcattccctctcctctccttggcCTCCTGTGGCTACAAAGCTCTCTATTCTGCACAACACTCTGAATCACTCATCACTCACTAGTTAAGTGCAACTGACCAAGAATTAAAGATCAGCAGCTACCCTCGTCTCCTCCAAGAGACAGAGCTGTTTAATTATTTACTCAGACTCACGGTCACAGTCACAGGAGCAAGAGCCAGagatggagaagaggaggaatcaTGGCGGTGGCCTCACCCTGCTGTTTCACTTTCACCTCGCCGTCTTGGTTGTCTTGCCGTCTTTGCTGCCCCGAGCTCGAGCTGCCGCCGCGGCTGATTCCTCGGTAACCcgctcatcttcttcctttcaCATTCTTTCTCATcgtttcttaattaattagctacaaGAAATGGGGTACCATTTGCTTCTGCATTTCACAATTTTTAGCGTCCCTACTCACTTGCGTCAACCGCTTTGCACCTCGCGAAACTTGAGACCAAACTGAAACTTTTCTGTTCTTAAGTTCTTGCTTTCTTTCATGCGCTCTGCTGAAGCTCACATGCTATAGCTGCTAGCTGAGCTGCATTCCCTAAAAATCGCATGCATGCTTTACTATACTCCAGGAGTTTAAATTAGGAGTACCAAACATTGCAGCAAGGATGCATGCTACACTTGCCAAATTCCATTCAAGATTGAATAACTGCATTTCTTTTTCAGTCAAATCCATGCTACACTTGCCAAATTTCATTTGAAAgaaaagtagtactagtagtaacatttttaatatgACGTTCCCTCGCAGTGGCACCCGAATCATCCTCCTACACGACGAGGCcaccacgtcggcggcggcaatgcctcgcctagcgccgccgccggccacggccTCCCGCCACTCTCCGCTCCCGCTCCGGcgcccatcgccggcgccgacgacctgCCGGCCTTTGGCCGCGCTCCCAAGCAGGCACCCCCGCACTTCGGCTTCCCGCTCCAGCCGACCTTCAGCGTCGCGGCGCCACCTGTCGCcccgaccgccgccggcgagggctaCCCGTTCATCGGCAGCAACCCGACGGTGCCGCTGCCCACCGGCATGGCCGACACCTCCACCGTGCTCCCGCTCCCGGACCGAGGCGACGGCAACGACAAGGTAATTAACCTCTAAATTAAGCTAACAAAGAAAACTCAAATCATCCCTTAAGAGAATATCCCTCGTTTTTTATGTCACTtacaaaatcataaaaaaatttaaaaaaattagtatgatagattaatatgtggtATGTCACTTCACGAACATGCAatctcaaattcaaattatacaagtagaaacaaaaataataattttgacTATGAAGTGAACGTGtaattcatagtcaaatttattatttttgttttgaattgtatAGGTCGAATTTtagcttgtatgttgtgaaaaaatatatcatatattaatctatcttgataattttttaataacttttttgAACGACACGTACAGAACAAGAGGATGTTCCCTCCGGAGACAAAAATCCAGTTCCAGCTAACCAATCACTCTGAATTCCATTCCATACTGGCACCGGGCACCGGCGATCTTTGGAGCTCATGCTTGCTTTTGCATTGCTTTGCCTTGCTGCAGGTGGTGgggcgtgctgctgctgctccggttCGTGCTCAGATCGCCATGATTGGGCTTGTGGCTACCATCTCCATCTTGTTCTTGTCGGGGAGGAGCTGACCATCCTAGCCTCTCCTCGATTGATGCACTCTGTAGTAGAATTTGTTAATTTGCATGAACCAAGGAGGAGATTAGATATAAACCTGTCACTGCTTGCTTGCAATTGCATTGTCTGTAAATATGGTTTCTGTCGCTGTGATTCGTACTCAGCTCCCAGCTTTTGTTCAAAGCGGCAACGAATTTTACCTTTCTTTGACAGTGGTATGTCTGAGGAGACACCGACCGAGATGGAGCCCCACGAGGAACAGCGCTTAGATCTGAACTGTTCTCCATTGCCGGCTTCCAAATAATTCTTGGGTTTAGCATCTAGTATTCGAGCTATATGAACAACAAACAAATACAAACGCAGGCCTTCGAGAACTAACAAACACCTAGAACAAAGCATCCAATGATCCCAAATTACGCAGGcgaaaaaacagaaaaggaaaaaaaaaaaagaatacctgTAGGTTCAGTTAACTTGGTATTGCAGTTGAATGGTAAAAACACATCTCTGGATCTATTGATTCGATCGATTGTCctaatcccttctttctataaagttaagacCCAAAGCTGGGATTTGGTGAAGCCACGTCATCATTTAATTATCGGTCGTTGGATTACATCTCAGTGGTCCTCATTGCGTTTTGGAGCGTGCCCTCGGTCCCTTCGCTCCCCACCGCATCGACAGCAACAGCGACTACGGCGGCGACGGACTCTGTCGATGGTGacagcgacggtggcggcggtcgcGGACGAGCGCGGCGACTGCGGCGGAATTGGAcgcggacgagggcggcggcggcggacgcggaagagggaggcggcagcggtcgagggcggcggtggacgaggacgaggcggctgtagtcgacggtggcggcggcggacacggatgagggcggtggcagcggtcgagggcggcggtagtgacgacgacggcggacaCGGACAAGGGCAGCAGCGCCTTTGCTTCTGTTGCTCGTGCTGCTATCATCGGTTCCTCTCTCTTGGAAGCTCGACCACTCTACTGCTGCAGGTTAATTGGTGCCCGTTTTTTTCTTTCGTTTGGCCAACAAGAGGAAATCTTCCTCCTTGGCTAATTCGGTCGTGCTGCTCATTGTCCTCATTGTTTCTTGgttgatttttgcagacacACAGAATTGGGGGCAGACCTCTGTTGTTCATCTTAGGTGAGAATGAATTTACAGACTTTCCTTTTTCTGCTGGGCAACACTAGCAATCTATTCTGGCATTATCTCTCTTTCGCTACTTTGTGTGAAGCTATTCAAGGATGGTGTGCTGCAGACGAAGATTAGGGACAAAGACGATCCCCGCCTGTCCAAGATGCGGAAAGAGGTGGTGGCTGGGGGAAAGGATACTATGGAGGTGGACAATGACTTCTTCCTGGTGCCTGTCAAGATCTCTGATCACCAGGTATTCTTATTATTTCCTACCTGTTGCATAGTATAATAAAAACTTACAGTTTGCTAAATAAGTTTGCTTCCTACAACATAGCAATATTAAGGTGAAAACCAAACATGCATGGACATTTCACTTGACTGGGTAGCAGCATGTTCAGCATGTTTGAAACCTTGAATCATCACACCTCATATCATTTGCAcgatattttaacaaatctatctatcacttttacaatatttaacatatacttatcaatatgtttcacaTTAAAGCATGGTATTATTTGATTGATAAACCctgatgtttcattattatttttttctttttactcctaaCTTGCtgtcaaaaaaattaataattacttagtAATTCCCGCAGTaaagcgcggggaatcacctagttgTAACCAATAACTAAGATTAAAACAGGACAGTTGATGGTTAATgccaaacaaacttaaaaagttaTAAGTTACATAAAACATTCTAACTGTCACTCTTGCTTCAAGATTCTAGAATTCTACCCCATAACCAATTTTAttgtaaggccctgtttagttcccacataaaaattttacacattgtcacatcgaacgtttgaacacttacacaaagtattaaatataggcttaaaaataactaattgcacagattgagactaatttgcgagacgaatcttttaagcctaactaggaaggtagcccacgcAATTGCAcgggcatcttatttaaaatatcataatttttgttgttattaggaTTGTGAAATATTATGACTTTGTCTATCCGTGAAAGAATTTAGGGACTCCTTTGTAACACAggattttgaaaagaaaatagaaaaggtaCATAAATATGATAGAAATGTATGTGCAAAATATAGTATGGAAAAGAAGTGTACAAAAACACgggaatttaaaatttattaaccCACCAAGATAAAATTATCATCCATCAGTGCACAAATAATAACCAACCTTTGCATTAGTGGCTTGATTGCCTCGATGCTatgtgaaggaaaaaaaagatgcacggacatcttatttttatttattgattTTATTGCCGTATAGATATGCGACGACTTTTACTTAAGATGTTAATTAATAATAGTTTCAATATACGATGTTTGTCCATAAAATATTTAGTACTTATGATAATATCATATAAAATTATACAACCATATCTTTTTGTTTTGAATATGAGTGTTTGATATTTTCAAAACTAAATGTTGAGCGTTAGTTATCTTAAAAATCATTAACATATTTAAGCAGTGAAACATTAAAATCATAATTATATTCTATGCGATGACCTAGTCCGGCATCATAACATTATGCGTGCATTATAACTTGTCACATGGTCTgagtattttattattttacttTTACTCTAATTGAGTTGCCCTTCACCAAAAAGATTGTATTTACACAATAGAACAATATATTAAATCACATGTTTACAACAATCATACCTCTGCATCTAGTACAATCATCTGTATACCATAGAAATCATCAGCCATTGTAGGATTAACCGCATCCCATAGCCTAAtaacttttactttgattttccaCCTATCGTTCTTTGGTGTTAATGCAATAATCAAATTATCAGGTGCCATGTTATCTGCAGATGAGTAGTATTGCATATAGTTACTAAACAAATTTGACAGAGAATTGTAAACAATTTTGTACATGTTTATGTTATTTTATAGAactaattaata
Proteins encoded in this window:
- the LOC127775446 gene encoding uncharacterized protein LOC127775446, with product MEKRRNHGGGLTLLFHFHLAVLVVLPSLLPRARAAAAADSSWHPNHPPTRRGHHVGGGNASPSAAAGHGLPPLSAPAPAPIAGADDLPAFGRAPKQAPPHFGFPLQPTFSVAAPPVAPTAAGEGYPFIGSNPTVPLPTGMADTSTVLPLPDRGDGNDKVVGRAAAAPVRAQIAMIGLVATISILFLSGRS